Sequence from the bacterium genome:
CTGCATTACATCCCCCTTGACCATCAGAAGGTCTTCCCCATTCCACTACAACTATTTTATTTGAGATATTTCTTATCTGTCCTTCTTTTCTTCCTACAAAACCAGGGATTGCACCAGAGCCGATATTATATCCCTGCCCATAGAACCAGTTACTGTAAGATATGGTTTTTCCATGTCTGCTGGGGCAGTAGCATATCTTGTTTCTCATATCAGCAGAGACATAACTCCACAGGTTTGTTTTCCAGCCAGGATTTGCAGGATATCTCGTATCCCAGTCCATCTTGTACATTTCAAATGCAAATCCCACCTGTTTCAGATTGGTCATACAGACCACCCCACGCGCCTTTTCTCTTGCCTGGCTGAGTGCTGGAAGGAGCATACCTGCCAGGATGGCAATGATTGCCACCACGACAAGCAGCTCTATAAGAGTAAAGCCCTTCTTCACAATAAGACATCTTTCCATCTTACCTCCTTTGTTTATTTGGTGCTACAATTTTAACATTCGTGCTACTACTTGTCAAGTAAAATTTTTGTAAAGGATAATAAAACTTTATAAAATATATAAAAAACAAAGGGAGGAAAGATGGCAGGGATATTAAAAGAACTGTATAAGATGAAGAATGCGATAACAAAAAGAATATCAAGTTATGATGTAAATGGTAGAAATCAGGATTCATGGAGGATTGAACCTGGGGAAAGAAAAATACTTGCAGAGATAGATGGTCCTGGATGTATTACACATATATGGATGACACAGGGAGGGGGAACATATCTTTATAGAGAAGTTCTTCTAAAAATCTACTGGGATGGAGAAAAGAATCCGAGTATCAATGTACCTCTTGGTGATTTTTTCTGTTTGGGACACTCTCTCGTTAATTCTTTCTGTAGTTTACCTTTCACTGCTTCTACCAACTCACCCTATACATTTGGTGCTGGCTGTGCCTTAAACTGCTATCTTCAGATGCCATTCAGGAAAAATGTGAAGGTAGAACTTGTCAATGAGGGTAAAAACCCGTATAATCAGTACTTTTATATTGACTATGAACTTTATAAGGAACAGTTTGGAGAGGATGTTGGATATTTACATGCTCAATGGAAAAGGGAAAATCCTACACCTGGATGGGGTCCTGAGATACGGGTAAATACACCAGAAGCAGATATTGTAAATAAAGAAAAGATTGCTTATAACAACAATTATGTGATTCTTGAAGCAGAAGGAAGAGGACACTATATCGGCTGTAATCTTTCTGTAACGAATTTTCATGGGACATGGTGGGGTGAAGGAGATGATATGATATGGGTGGATGGATATAAGTGGCCTCCTGACCTGCATGGAACCGGTAGTGAGGACTATTTTAATCAGGCGTGGGGTATGCAGGACAATGCCTTTCTTTTTAATGGTTCATCTATCTTTGAAGAAAAGACAGTATCAGGGCACGGACTGTATGATGGGAAGATGTGTGGTGGATATCAGACATCCTATGTTTTTCACCTTACCAATCCAGTCCACTTTAAAAAGTCCATAAAGGTAACAATAGAACATGGACATGGAAACCATACAGCCAATGACTATTCATCAACTGCCTACTGGTATCAGATAGAACCCCATAAAAGTTTTGATGTACTGCCAGTGGAAAAGCGGCTTCCTGTGATTCTTGAGTTTAACAATAAAAATTCATTACATACCAGAGGTAGAAAACTTATAATTACTCCGGAGATGGAGAAGATGAAACGAAAAAAGAAGGGTTAACCGATACGGAAAAATTCTCCAATTCTTTTTGCGACAAGACGGGATGATATATAGTATGAAAGTCCTACAATAATCATTCCAATAACTCCAAGTGCAGATGCAACATATGGTCCATCTGTAATCCTTCCAGCAAGTGTATATATCACTTTGGCGATAGGGTAGTGTTGTTCTTTAATGGCAAGTATGATACTGCTGCTTACTTCCATCACTGAGAAGGCGAAGGTAAGGATTGCTCCTGCAAAAAGTCCTGGACTTATAAGTGGAAATGTAATTCTTCTAAATGTTGTAAATGTAGTTGCTCCAAGTGAGTAAGATGCTTCTTCAACTGAATTCCCTAACTGCTGGAATGATGAGTATACACTTCTTACGATATATGGTAGCCGTCTGATACTATAACTTACTACAAGAAGGAGATAAGGGTTGTTCCTCGGGTCAAGAACTGTTCCAGTAAATATCGTAAAATATCCGAAAGACATTACTATTCCAGGGATTGCTAAAGGTAGCATAGTAAGAAAGTCAAGGAGATTTTTTCCTTTTATCTTCGTTCTGGCAAGTAAAAATCCAATAGTAAAACCCAGTATTACATCTAAAAAAGTACTTATCCCACTTAAAAATAAACTATTAAATATCCCTGTTCTGGTAAGATGATGGGTAAAAACCGTATGGTAAAACTCTCCTGTAAATTCTGATGGGAATACAGTAAAGAACCACTTTTTTGAGAGAGAGGTTAAAATGATGCTTATATGGGGAAGCAGACCTGCCCCGAGCAGAAGTAAAAGTATGATATACACAAAAAGTAATTGCTTACCTGAAAGTTTTTTCTCTATAGAAGTTGCTGTTCTTTCTGTTGTGTAGGGGTGTCTTGTAATATATCTTTTGGTTAATCCAAAGAGAAGAAGAGTAATTACTATA
This genomic interval carries:
- a CDS encoding DUF2961 domain-containing protein, producing MAGILKELYKMKNAITKRISSYDVNGRNQDSWRIEPGERKILAEIDGPGCITHIWMTQGGGTYLYREVLLKIYWDGEKNPSINVPLGDFFCLGHSLVNSFCSLPFTASTNSPYTFGAGCALNCYLQMPFRKNVKVELVNEGKNPYNQYFYIDYELYKEQFGEDVGYLHAQWKRENPTPGWGPEIRVNTPEADIVNKEKIAYNNNYVILEAEGRGHYIGCNLSVTNFHGTWWGEGDDMIWVDGYKWPPDLHGTGSEDYFNQAWGMQDNAFLFNGSSIFEEKTVSGHGLYDGKMCGGYQTSYVFHLTNPVHFKKSIKVTIEHGHGNHTANDYSSTAYWYQIEPHKSFDVLPVEKRLPVILEFNNKNSLHTRGRKLIITPEMEKMKRKKKG
- a CDS encoding iron ABC transporter permease, which translates into the protein MRIKLIYTLCLVFLSYFILYPLIYISINSFALEGKISFKIFTTALENYVIMHSLLNSFILSIAVVISTSIIGVPLAFLFVRYNFPGKSFLRALCFLPLIASPFVGAIGMTQVLSRFGSLNIFLMKLGILHHPISWLGSGLLGIFILETLHLYPIMFLNTSVALNNFDISVEEASYNLGASFFQTFRKITFPLILPGYFAASSIIFIWTLTDLGTPLVFEYRELLAVQIFNSLKDINLNPQGYVLVFIVIVITLLLFGLTKRYITRHPYTTERTATSIEKKLSGKQLLFVYIILLLLLGAGLLPHISIILTSLSKKWFFTVFPSEFTGEFYHTVFTHHLTRTGIFNSLFLSGISTFLDVILGFTIGFLLARTKIKGKNLLDFLTMLPLAIPGIVMSFGYFTIFTGTVLDPRNNPYLLLVVSYSIRRLPYIVRSVYSSFQQLGNSVEEASYSLGATTFTTFRRITFPLISPGLFAGAILTFAFSVMEVSSSIILAIKEQHYPIAKVIYTLAGRITDGPYVASALGVIGMIIVGLSYYISSRLVAKRIGEFFRIG